Below is a genomic region from Mucilaginibacter auburnensis.
ACACTATCTTTATATTCTACGTTATCCACTTTTAATTCCATTATTTTCCGTTTTAGACTATCTGGCACATCCGCAAAATAATTGATCTGACTTTTATTAGCTCCCACAGGTTCCGGCTCTTTCTTTGAAACGACATTGCCCGTGAATGGTTTGGGATGTATCTTTTTCCGATAAAGCTCAAGCTGGTAATCATCTCCAAGCAGCCAGATGAGAATATTACCATCATTAGCGATACCTACATGAAAGGAAAGCCCCATTTTCCGGCGCCCGTATGCAAGATCGCTGAGCTTGTTTTGCTTTTTAGCGATTTCAAATGACTGATACATCTTTTCTTTAGGAAGAATGATGGTATCTATGTAGTATTTTTGGGTACGAAAATCCATATATTCTACGAACAGGCTCTTCGGCAGAAATTGCGGATTATAAGCCTCATAACTTGTTCCGCGTCCCCAATCAGAATTAAACGAATTGATGATGTCCAGGTCATTGTAGAAGTCTCCACTATACTCTCCGTTCTCCATGATGAACGCGATGCCAAATAGATGAATTGGGAATGCTTCCGGATTGGAGACGGACGAGGTATAGTAGTATCGCTCCCACGATTTGTAAGAAAATATTTTAAAAAGGAGAAGGATGGCCATGACCACGGCAAGCATCATCAATCCTTTATTCAGTAAATTTAATCGCTTCATCTCCAACTGGCATGCCCTAAGGCCAAAAAATACAAGTAAAACACGGTCGCTAAAACAAAGGCAATAGAAACGACCACCGTAACCCAAAAAAAAGCCGTTCTGCGTGTCTGCCTATAAAAAATACATGTTACTAGGCAAGTGACAAACAGATAAACTATTACCAGATAAATATTACGGATCCCCTCATCTTCGGTTACGAAACCCTGATCAAGATAGGCGATCAATAACAAAAAATTGAGCCCGATCAGTAATGCTGATACCGCTTTGTTATTCATATCACTTAGGTAACAAATTTTTCTTACGCTGGGTTTTGGTGGTGACGCATATTTTCAATCGCCGTTTAATAGCAATATCAGGAAGCCCGGGGCAAAAACATAAAACTATCAGTTAAATATTTAGTTATTGACTAAGCTATGGCCGGATTTTACTTGTCATTTATTTTCGTTTTATATTCAGCTTTATGTTGGGCTCAAAACACAAATGCTGTTCACGGCACCTTGTTCACTAAAATTACACATCAAGATAAAAGTTCTGACACCAGCCAAGTTTTGTATTGCAAAAACACTGTCGGCGATCAAATTGCTGTATACACTATCGAAGAAGGTGTAATATCAGAGGCAAATGCTTACCGGATTAGTGAAGGCTCGAAGGGTTTGTTTCTTTACCGCCAGCCTCTATTGCCTAACCAACAAATGAAAGATAGCTTAGAGGTAGCATTTAACGATAACTCACATACCGTAGTGATTAACAGTACTGATCGTTACGTGCTTTTTCCGGCATATTATTCTCGCTTTAAAAAGGAAGTTTACAGCGGACATTCCATCAGGACCCTTGTTGAACTGCTTGCTGATGCCATTGGCGATTACCCTATTTCGGACCTCCTGTATTTAGTCAATTACACCCCGCATTTTGATAAGCGGATTAGTGGTGCAAGCATAGCTACCCAACGCAGCCAGGCAGATATAACAGACACGTGGACCGCGAAATACTACTATAATAACCGTGGTCTGCTGGATTCAGTAAATGCCTATAGCGCCAAGGAGGTGCGCTTTGGAAAAAAGGTAAAATATAATGGCAATAAAACTGCGCGAAGCCATGGATATTATAATATAGAAAGCCGGCAAATAACCAACCGCTATATTACCTATGATATACCTAACCGTTCAGTGCTGAAATGGGAAGAAGACATATACGAGACCGGCAAGGATCTTGAAACGCATTTATCTGTAAACCTAAGATTAAAAGACCTTGGTGTAATTGATAACCTTAACCCCTCAACTGCTGAAGTTTTGAAAATCATTAAAAAACATAACCGATGAATATAAAAGTAAACATATCCGCTGTTTTAGCCCTGATCTTTTTGCTATTCTCCTGCAAAGAGAAACCGAGAACTGATCTGGCTAAAATAACTTTTAAAGAGCAAGCAGCAAATTTGATTAGCTATGATGATGTATATGTAGGAGGTATTGACAATTTTGATGCGCCCATGTCATTTGCCTTGCAGGCTACGGAGTCAAATTCTTTTGCTTTTAACGGCGTTAAAATCGATAGCGCTAATATTACCTTTCAGTTACGGTCAGACAAGATCAGAAAGGATACCCTGCTTTACCAGGGAGGTGCAACGATAAATCAGGAGCATATAAAAAATTCAGCCGATCTGAAAAAATTGCTAAATAAATACCAGGCAGATAGTGTGATATACGCCTACCGTATCAGGTTAAAAAAACCTGAGCTACAATCAGCAATCTTAACGCAATTGGTAAAATTATACGGCCCTGGTACAAAGAACCCAAATACAGACAATGGCCTGTACTGGAACCTGAAAAATCAGCACCGTTTTATTTTTTTCAACCCTGATTACAGATCGCTGATTGTGGTTGACAACACGCGTCTTTCTAAAACATGCTATTGGGATCCCACTACGGGAAATATAGATATGGGAGGCTGTGATATAGAACAGTATAAAGCAAATATTTTAAAATAAGCCGATCAGTACTTGCATGGCGAAACGCTCAATTAATAACAAATGAAAAAAAACCTATTGCTGTTACTTACGGTCCTGTTTATTTACAGCGGATGTAACTCGAAAAACAACATGGCCTCAGATCCTACTCCCATTGCCATTCAAAAAAAGGCAGACTACAACACAAACCAACCCTATTACCAATTAGATTTTAAAGCGGCATTTTGCAGGTTTGAAGTTTCGGTTAATGATATCATAGTGTTCAACATGAGCGTTGCCGGGCAAACTTCATCATTCATTCCCATCAACGCTGCAATTTCAAAAAGTGGCAAACAAGCAATCGTTGTAAAAGTGTATCCGCTTGATGGTGAAAAGGCGCTACATCCAAGCGCCGAATTCAGCTACAACATCAAGGTTTTTGATGCCTTAAACCAACTGGAGTTTAAAGAGCAACTTCCGGGAGAATATGCCATTGCTAAAGTTGACCCCTCAAAAAAGACACCCTTGCTTACCCAAAGTGCTTTTTTTGTAGCTGATGTACCCTATACCATTAAAAGCTACCAGGACGGCGCTGACCTAAAAAGTATGACTAACTTAAAAGACAAATTGCAGGGAGCTTACCAACAATTAGCCAGGATTATTGCTAATAAAGAGATGGAAAAATTGCAAAAGCTAATTGCTAACCGTGAGCGCGTTGTTGGGGTAACGATGTATTTAAACAAGGAGGAAACAGAAGCTAGAATTAATAGCTTAACCCGGGACTTGGGGGCTGGCTTTAAATTGTTACCTATGCCATCAGACGCTGTTATTAAAATATCCGGTAACGGCAAGTTAGCATCGCTGGTCAAACCCAACGGTGAAGCTGCCATAAAATTGGTCAACACCCAAACCCAAGAAGAAATGAGTCTGGAGTTTTCCTTTTACCTACCAAAGGGAAAAACAGAACTGGAAATCATCTGATTTTACACCGTTCAAATCAGTTTTTGTTCAACTTATTATTGCACTTTACTCTTTTTAAATATCAATCGTAACCTCCATCCCTTTAGCGCATAAGTAGCCTTTAAAACTGCAGGCGCCGTGTAGTTTTGGTCCACGCCATGCAATATAATCTGCCCGCCCTGCTTGTTTTTTGAAGCGGTGAAGATCAGGTCGCCATCGTCATCTGCTGTGCCATTGACCGGTTGAAAGATAGCTGTGATCCGAAACGACCGTTTTATTTTAATACTGCTGGCTGCAGGGTAACCATCGGCATAAGCCAACAAAAATGTTTGCCCGTCGCTTTCAGAAACGTAATGCAGCAATTCATAAGCCTTGGCTTGTTGAGCGTACCGACTGCCTGAAAAGATGAGGCAAACGAGTAGCATACAATATTTCATAGGATAGTCGGAGATTTAGGGATATAGATCATACGCGTGCTCCCGTGGCTGGTTGCAAGGAGCTCCAGATCAAGTCGCTTTATCATAGCTTTGACCAGCTTTTGCAGCAACAGTCTTTGTTCCTGGTCAGTGCTGCCAAAGAGGCGGGTATCCGTTATATAAATGTTGGTTCCGTTCTTTAACCGGATACGCAGATCCGTTCGAACAGGGCCCCGGCGCTCCGGATCATAAGTCACCAAACTTTCGATCTGCTGCTGGAGGTAGCGCGTACCGTTCAGGAACAGGGACTTTTCATCCAGGTAAATCGTCACTGCCCTTTCCTGCGTTTTGAGGATCAGCATCATGACCAGGATCATAATACCGACTGCAAGCCCCAGGCCGCCTCTGAAAAAGAGCGCCCGGATAACAAACACATAAAAACAACCGGCCACCATAAAGGCGGCAAGCGCGGCTAGATAAATAAATGCCGGTGGCCGCGTCATGACTTTTGTCAGCACAAAATCTTCGGTACAGTATTTACGGTGTCCGGGCATTTCTGATAATTTTTAAGCGTACATAAGTGCCCAACCCAATAAACAGCAGCCATTGGCCAAGGGTTAAAAAGATCAACTCACCAACTATTCCGTTGTTTCCGGTGTTGTTTTTCTCCACATAAATAGTGACCGCTTTGCCCACCGATTCCCAGAGGATGCTGCCGTCACTTCCTTCCAAGGTGTTGCCTTGGTAGCTGAATTGATAGGTCGCATTGTTGTGATACTTGCGATGATCGTTGCTCAACAGTATGCCTTTGGTGATCTCGTATTTTTCAGGGTGCGTAACATAGATACGCAATAGTTTGCTGCCATTGCCCATGCCCAATATCAGCAATGGGATCATTAGGATCGCGGCGAACAGGAAAAACGGGCTAAAAAGTTGCTTCATTGCGCATTCATCCCATTGGTAACAATTACCTGGATGCAATTGTTTAGGTCTGAAGTCCACAGCTATTGCGGCGTACTTATACCTTAAAATAACTTCGCTTCGGTATTCCGTTTCCGGATGGCTTCTTCTGTTTTCAATACGAAATTGGTTTTAAGATTTTGTTCCGCGATCGATCCCTGGCAGACTCAGCGCCCCCTGACCCGCTAACAAACAATTAACTATTTAAATACAAAATCATGAACACAGAAAATTTAGGTTACCTGCAAAAACAGCTGCTGAACTTAGGCTTCGGCGAGCAAATGAACGAAGCTCTGGAAAAACAGATCAAGGCCAAAACGCCCGAGTTTACACTCGCCGCCACCAACGAGTACTCCAAACAAAGCGTCGATTACACGCTGCATTTCAAGATGGGCGACCAGAACGAGATGTACTTCTTTAACAAGTACGATGCCTCCCTGCGGGAAAAAGACATGCAGCAGACCTTTTATATCAATAAGGGCAGCGGCATCACCGCCAAAGAAGCCTATAACCTGATGGACGGTCGCGCCGTGCACAAAGAGCTGGAAAACAAGGATGGTGAAAATACAAAGCCTGGATTACGCTTGATAAGGACAACAAAACCGAGAACGGCAATCACAAGCTCAATACATTTTCCGAGGGCTGGAATTACAAGCCCGAGCGCGCCATTGACAAAATGGATATTGTTGGTATCGGCGAAGAAGGCGCCCGCGACAAGCTGATGAAGTCGCTTGAAAAAGGTAACCGCCACCAGGTCGAAGCGATACGCGACAGTAAGACGGTTAAGCTCTTCTTAGAGGCCAACCCGGCCGAGCACCGGGTGAACATCACGAACTACAAGGGCGAGCCGCAGCAACTGAAGCACTACAAAAAGCCGGAAGCGAAACAGGAGCAAAAGAAGGCGGAAACACAAACCCAGGAGGAGTCAAAAAAAAAGTCCAGGGGTAAGAAAATGAGCGTCTGATTGAATAAGCCCTTCCTTCACATGGAGGGCTTATTTGAGATACAAAAGCAGCTTTAGTCAGCTTGAATTTGATCTGTGCCAGGTACGGCGCCAACGCGTTCTTAGTGTTGAAAGATCGAAAAGCTACAATGCGGTTTTCCATCTAATCGTAAAAGACCTCCACATAAAAATTACTGACCGCGTAGAGCTGAATGGTATGCGCCTCGTCAAATCGGTCCGCCAGAAAAATCCCCGACCAAACCGCCTCGGCTTTTCCGTTATCGTCCAAACTGTTAAAATCGTACAATGTCAGCGTCGCTTCTAAGATAAAATGATTCCCGAAAATATTGAAATATGCCCGGTTTTAGCTGATCCAGGGTATTGATGCGGATATGGTTTTCAAATTTGTTCCCAACAGCCAAGCTCTTGGTGAACGGCTTGTCCCGGTGCTCCACCGCCGAATAGAATTTGATGTCCAGCTCCTTTTTCATCGGCCGGATGATCAGAAAAGCACGGCGCCTTGTGAAAACGATGCAGTTGGGTGTCACCCCGATCAGCACACCCTCCCAATCCGCTACTTCTGCCAGGATCTTATCAAAGACGAGCACCAGTTCCGGCGACCGCCCCGTAAACAAAGTATCCAGTTCTATACGTGCGCAATAATGCCGGTAATCTTTCCAGGGCAATTCACGGTCACATTTTGGGCAGGTCCAGCTCATTTTTCGCTAAACCAGCTTCCAGTTTGGCCTTTCAAAATGGCAGGTATAACCATATGGGTTCTTCTGCAAATAATCCTGATGATCTTCCTCAGCATCCCAAAAATCTCCTGCCGGACTTACTTCTGTGACGATCTTACCGGGCCAAATACCTGAGGCGTCCATCTCCTCAATCAGTTGCAAAGCTGTTTGATGCTGATTTTCGTCCAGGTAGAAAATAGCGGAACGATAAGAAGTCCCGATATCGTTGCCCTGCCGGTTCCTTGTCGTAGGGTCATGGATCTTAAAAAAATACTCAAGTAAATGCCGGTAAGTAATTTTTTCAGGATCAAAAGTAATGGCTATGCCTTCGGCATGTGTACCATGGTTGCGGTAAGTCGCATTCGGAACGTCGCCGCCTGTATAACCGACTATAGTTGAGGTTACGCCCGGTACCTGGCGGATCAGTTCTTCCACGCCCCAAAAACAACCGCCGGCCAATATCGCTTTCTCTGTTTGCATCAGTTTATATTTTATACGTAAATATATGCATACTTTCAGAATATGTTTTAATAAGGAAACTGCCCTTACAGTTGTACAACACGCGGGGGCTTTACCTTTGAACAATGGCAACTATCAAATACTCGGTACTCGACCTGGCTACGGCAGCAACCATCATGCGTCGGCCTGAATCGAACTCAATGCAAGGCCTGTCGGCACCTTAATTTCCAAGGTCGAGCGGAAGTGAAAAATGAAAGATAGAACCCGTGCCAATTTCGCTTTCTGCCCAAAGGCGACCACCATGACGTTCAATAATCTCAGCACACAGGTATAACCCGATGCCGAAACCCGCTATATGCTGTGTATCCTGGTTTTCGACGCGATAATAACGATCGAATAATTTCTCCAGGTCATCCGTGTTAATACCCATTCCTTCGTCTTTAATACTCACCGCAAGGTGGCCTTTAAATGCCGTTGTCCTCACATTGATCTCTTTACCCTTGGGTGAGTATTTTACCGCATTACTTAATAAGTTGGATAGCACGGTACCAATTTTCTCACGGTCGGCATTAAGCGCTACCGGATCAGCCGGTGTAAACAGCATTTGATGAGTACTGCTGGTCATTTCCGTTTCTTCGATGATCTCGCAGATCAATTCATTCAGCTCAAAGTGACTTTTCTGTAACGCGATCTTGCCTGATTCCAGTCTGGACACATTCAGGAAGCCGTTGATCATCGTTGTCATTTTTTTTATCTGGTTACTGATCTTTTCCGATTTATCCCGCACAAAATCGTCCGACCTTTTTCCGGCGTGCCGGGCCAGCATCTGTGCGTAACCACTCAGCGAGGTTAAGGGAGTTTTCATCTCATGGCTCACCATTCCTATGAAATCATTTTTTCGCAGTTCGTCCTCTTTCGATTCCGTTATATCCAGAATGGTACCGATCACTCCGGTTACCTCTCCGTTGGCATCCAACTCGACCTTACCGGTGGAATTCAGCCATTTCCGTTTACTTCCGTTGTAAGGTTGTATCTGGTAATTTTCACTAAAGCGGCCTTTGGTGAATACCGCCTGTTCGACGGCTTGCACGAAGCGGTCGCGGTGCTCTGGTATGATAACGTTCAACGTTTCCCTGAAAGAAAGTTCCGTTGCTAAAGGAAGGCCATGAATTTTGCGCGTAATGTCCGAAACGATGAGATTGTCTGTCCCCCAGTCGCTTCGCCAGGTACCCAGATTGGCGGCTTCCAGCGAGAGTTTAAGCGTGTCCGTCACTTTCTCCAGCTCATGTCGCGCAGCGACCTGGTCAGTGACGTCCGCGGCCACGGCCATCATGCCCGTGATCTGCCCGTCTTCATTCCTTAATGCTTCAACGGTTAAGTGAATATAGGTGGTCGCTGTCTTGCCACCTTTGGTCAGGACAACGGGTATCTCACTGGTTACAAATCGCTCACCGGTCCGGTAAATGTGATCCATTATATCGCCAAATCCCTGCGCTTTTAATTCTGGTACCACTTCTAAAAGCGGACGGTTAAATGAAGCGCTACTGTCAATGCCCCAATATTCCAGCATCCGCTTGTTGGCGAATTCGATCAGGTGCCATGGGGTTCGGTAGATCGCTATCGCCACCGGCGCTTCAGTTAACAGATCCCGTAACTGCTGTTCGGCATGTGAACGGGTCTTACTGATCTTAATCTGTGCCCTGACCTTGGTCAATAATTCAGCCGCTGAGAACGGTTTGACCAGGTAATCATCCGCTCCCGCTTCCAGGCCATCTATGCGCGCTTCCTCACCGGCACGTGCAGATAAAAAGATCACCGGCAAGCGCATGGTTTCCGGCGCTTTACGCAGGATCTCCAGCATGGCCTTGCCGTCCATGACCGGCATCATGATGTCGCTCAGCACCAGGTCCGGCTTAAGCTCATGGATCTTTTGCAGGGCATCCGCGCCGTTGTTTGCTGTGATCACCGTAAAATAAGGTTCCAGTAAGCGGTTCAGGTAAGCCCGCATATCTGTATTGTCATCTACGACCAGCAATCGGGTGTCCTTCGTCACCGAAAAATCCTGATGCGTGCTGATGTCGCCGGTCGCCTGCGCGCTTTCCGAGTGGGTCGCCTGTGTTTCTTCCTGTAACAAACTGAAGGCCTCCTGGATAAACGCGCCCTTCAACGCGGTCGAATCGGTCTCTTTAGCGCTATCCAGCACATGCTCCTGCGGCAAATGCGCTTTGCCGACGGGGATCTTTATCGTAAAGGTGCTACCTCCACCCTCCATACTGGCTACGGAGATTTCGCCGCCATGTAAATGCACCAGTTCATGCACCAGCGACAAACCGATACCCGTGCCCTCATGCGTGCGACCGGCGGTATTTTCCACCCGGTGAAAACGCTCGAACATATACGGCAGTTCCTTTTCGGGAATGCCCACGCCGGTGTCCTGAACTTCCAGTACTGCGGCGTTACCCTGCTGTTTCAGGCGAACACCGATGGTGCCTTTCAGCGTATATTTAAAAGCATTGGATAATAGATTGAGCACGATCTTTTCCCACATCTGTTTGTCGACATAAGCGGTCTGGATCAGGGGTTGGGTGTGTACGATCAGTTCCATGCCGGCTTTTTCAATGATCGAACGGAAGCTGCTGGCCAGGTCGGCCGTTAGTTCCGCCAGATCGACCGGCTGATAGGCGGCCTGTGCGCGTCCGGCCTCCACCCGGCTGTAATCGAGTAGGTTGTTAACCAGCTTCAGCAGGCGCAGCGCGTTACGATGCGTAGCGTCCAGTGGCGCTTTCAGATCGGCGGGCAGCTTGTCCCGGCCGAGCATATCCTCCAGCGGGCCCAGCATCAAGGTCAGCGGCGTCCGGAACTCATGACTGACATTGCTGAAGAACGCGGTTTTTGAGCGGTCTATGGCGGCTAAGGCTTCAGCACGCTTTTGTTCTTGTTCATAGGCATAGACATTAGAAATCGCCGTATTATAGGTATTGGCAAGTTGGTCATAAAAGTTCAGGTAATCCTGATCCAGCGCACGGCAGGCGCTGACCCCGGCGATCATAAAGCCGTAAGGTTCTTCCTGCCCGGATAACTTGAGTGGCAGGATGACAGCTGTATGCGGTGCTATATCGTAAGGTGCACAACTAAAGTCGCCAAAGCGTTCGGCCAGGCCGGTGATCACTTCCATCTCGCCAGATGCCAGGCTACCCGCCAGCGGCCAGCTTTCGTCAGCTATAATTATGATCTCTGTGGGCACTATCGGTATTCCGGGAGTCAATCCGGAGGCGCTGATGAGGGAAGCCTTACCCTCGTTATACTGGTAAAAAAGCAGGAATGGCAGGTCAAGGTTAAAGTCGGCATAACGGCCTTCGGTCAAACGGCCGATGTCTTCCACCGTTTTGGCTTTGTTGATCGCTGCGCCCAGGTCACGTAAGGTTTGTGTACGGCGGCCGCTCAGCATTTTAACCGTTGTTTCTGTAATCGGGTGAAAAATGCCACCCACATTGCCGGTTTCATCGCGGATGGGTGCAAAGGAAAAGGTCATCCAGGATTCTTCCAGGTAGCCGTAACGGTCCAGGAACATCCGCTGGTCATTGATATACGTACCCTCGCCATGCTGGCCGCGGGTGAATGCATCGCCTACGACGGAGAGCGCCGTTTCCCAGCAAATGCGAAAGTTCATGCCCATGGATTCGGGGTGTTTGGCCCCGCAGATCGGCCGGTAACTGTCATTGTAGATCTGTATGGTTTCCGGCCCCCAGGCGATCAGGATGGGAAAAGTAGAGGACAAACAAAGGCTGATCGAGGTACGAAGACTTTGCGGCCATTCTGCAATTGGGCCCAATGCCGTTTGTGACCAGTCCAGTGAACGGATCAGTTTACCCATTTCGCCGCCACCCGAAAGAAATGCTTCGGTGCTTTCCTCTTTTCTTAAGTTCATTTATTTAATAATGTTTCAGTTTTTATAGCGGCAAGGTGAACCAAAACGTCGCGCCCTTGCCGGGTTCACTCTCGACGCCGATCTCCCCGCCATGCGCCTTGACGATCTCCGCGCAGATATACAAGCCAAGCCCCAGCCCGGTTTGGCTGTGGCTGCTTTCCGGGCGGAAGAATTTGCGAAAGATGTGGGATAACAGTTCCGTCGGGATACCCGGCCCCTCGTCCGCCACGCTCACTTTGACAAATGCCGGCAGCTTTTCAATGCGCAGCGTGATCGTCGGGGTACCCGGTGAATATTTCATCGCATTTTCCACCAGATTGGTCAAAACCTGTTCGATCTTCTCTTCGTCACCGGTCAGCTCCAAATTGGTTTCCCCTTCTACGACTAATTTATGCTTACCTGCTGACTCCGCAAATCCGCAACAGTTCTGCACCAGGCGGTTCAGATCGAACAGCCCTTTTCGAAGCGTGAACTTTCGTTCCGACAGACGGCTGGCATCAAAGAGGTCGTTGACCAAATGAGCCAGTTTCTGGGTACTGCGATAGGCCTGGGCGGTCATGCGTCCGCTGCTATCCGTTTTGCCGGCCTTTTGCTGTTTTTCAAGGATGTCAACCGCCGTCTTGAGCGCCGTTAAAGGTGTGCGCATTTCGTGACTGGCAATGGGAATGAATTCGTCTTTTTGCTGCAGCAATTGCAAATTATGGTAACGCAGTTCGGTCTGCTCCATGACCAGCTGCGCCATTTTCTGCAGGACCTGTTGTTCCTTTTCACTCAGCGTCCGGGGTTGCGTATCAATCAGGCAAAGGGTTCCAATGACATAACCGTCAGGTGTGATGACCGGCGCGCCGGCATAAAAACGGATAAAGAGTTCACCGGTCACAAAGGGGTGCCGGGCAAACAGCGGGTGCTGATGGGTATCTTCAACGATCAGCAGCTTCTCTTCCAGTATGGACAAAGCGCAAAAACCGAGTCCGCGGCTCACTTCGGTAATGTCGCCGATGCCAATACCCGCTTTGACAAACTCCTTATCGGCGCTCAGAAACGAAATATGGCTGATCGGACAGGAAAACAATTCGCAGGCCAGGTCACAAATACTGTCGAAAG
It encodes:
- a CDS encoding DUF2931 family protein; the encoded protein is MKRLNLLNKGLMMLAVVMAILLLFKIFSYKSWERYYYTSSVSNPEAFPIHLFGIAFIMENGEYSGDFYNDLDIINSFNSDWGRGTSYEAYNPQFLPKSLFVEYMDFRTQKYYIDTIILPKEKMYQSFEIAKKQNKLSDLAYGRRKMGLSFHVGIANDGNILIWLLGDDYQLELYRKKIHPKPFTGNVVSKKEPEPVGANKSQINYFADVPDSLKRKIMELKVDNVEYKDSVPVYFDQLRP
- a CDS encoding DUF5655 domain-containing protein; this translates as MSWTCPKCDRELPWKDYRHYCARIELDTLFTGRSPELVLVFDKILAEVADWEGVLIGVTPNCIVFTRRRAFLIIRPMKKELDIKFYSAVEHRDKPFTKSLAVGNKFENHIRINTLDQLKPGIFQYFRESFYLRSDADIVRF
- the msrA gene encoding peptide-methionine (S)-S-oxide reductase MsrA, with the translated sequence MQTEKAILAGGCFWGVEELIRQVPGVTSTIVGYTGGDVPNATYRNHGTHAEGIAITFDPEKITYRHLLEYFFKIHDPTTRNRQGNDIGTSYRSAIFYLDENQHQTALQLIEEMDASGIWPGKIVTEVSPAGDFWDAEEDHQDYLQKNPYGYTCHFERPNWKLV
- a CDS encoding ATP-binding protein; the protein is MNLRKEESTEAFLSGGGEMGKLIRSLDWSQTALGPIAEWPQSLRTSISLCLSSTFPILIAWGPETIQIYNDSYRPICGAKHPESMGMNFRICWETALSVVGDAFTRGQHGEGTYINDQRMFLDRYGYLEESWMTFSFAPIRDETGNVGGIFHPITETTVKMLSGRRTQTLRDLGAAINKAKTVEDIGRLTEGRYADFNLDLPFLLFYQYNEGKASLISASGLTPGIPIVPTEIIIIADESWPLAGSLASGEMEVITGLAERFGDFSCAPYDIAPHTAVILPLKLSGQEEPYGFMIAGVSACRALDQDYLNFYDQLANTYNTAISNVYAYEQEQKRAEALAAIDRSKTAFFSNVSHEFRTPLTLMLGPLEDMLGRDKLPADLKAPLDATHRNALRLLKLVNNLLDYSRVEAGRAQAAYQPVDLAELTADLASSFRSIIEKAGMELIVHTQPLIQTAYVDKQMWEKIVLNLLSNAFKYTLKGTIGVRLKQQGNAAVLEVQDTGVGIPEKELPYMFERFHRVENTAGRTHEGTGIGLSLVHELVHLHGGEISVASMEGGGSTFTIKIPVGKAHLPQEHVLDSAKETDSTALKGAFIQEAFSLLQEETQATHSESAQATGDISTHQDFSVTKDTRLLVVDDNTDMRAYLNRLLEPYFTVITANNGADALQKIHELKPDLVLSDIMMPVMDGKAMLEILRKAPETMRLPVIFLSARAGEEARIDGLEAGADDYLVKPFSAAELLTKVRAQIKISKTRSHAEQQLRDLLTEAPVAIAIYRTPWHLIEFANKRMLEYWGIDSSASFNRPLLEVVPELKAQGFGDIMDHIYRTGERFVTSEIPVVLTKGGKTATTYIHLTVEALRNEDGQITGMMAVAADVTDQVAARHELEKVTDTLKLSLEAANLGTWRSDWGTDNLIVSDITRKIHGLPLATELSFRETLNVIIPEHRDRFVQAVEQAVFTKGRFSENYQIQPYNGSKRKWLNSTGKVELDANGEVTGVIGTILDITESKEDELRKNDFIGMVSHEMKTPLTSLSGYAQMLARHAGKRSDDFVRDKSEKISNQIKKMTTMINGFLNVSRLESGKIALQKSHFELNELICEIIEETEMTSSTHQMLFTPADPVALNADREKIGTVLSNLLSNAVKYSPKGKEINVRTTAFKGHLAVSIKDEGMGINTDDLEKLFDRYYRVENQDTQHIAGFGIGLYLCAEIIERHGGRLWAESEIGTGSIFHFSLPLDLGN
- a CDS encoding GAF domain-containing sensor histidine kinase, with amino-acid sequence MENVYGINLIPPNDAERVAALQHYRILNSHRERAFDSICDLACELFSCPISHISFLSADKEFVKAGIGIGDITEVSRGLGFCALSILEEKLLIVEDTHQHPLFARHPFVTGELFIRFYAGAPVITPDGYVIGTLCLIDTQPRTLSEKEQQVLQKMAQLVMEQTELRYHNLQLLQQKDEFIPIASHEMRTPLTALKTAVDILEKQQKAGKTDSSGRMTAQAYRSTQKLAHLVNDLFDASRLSERKFTLRKGLFDLNRLVQNCCGFAESAGKHKLVVEGETNLELTGDEEKIEQVLTNLVENAMKYSPGTPTITLRIEKLPAFVKVSVADEGPGIPTELLSHIFRKFFRPESSHSQTGLGLGLYICAEIVKAHGGEIGVESEPGKGATFWFTLPL